The nucleotide sequence TTTCTGGTCTTAATCTCCACGTCCTTTAATGTAAACAGTATTTTAGGATTAGATAAGTCATCTTTCCATACGTGAATATGGAATCCCCTTTTAGTCACTAATACCAATCTAGCCTTTATCCCTGAAAGCTGTTGAATTATTGATGGATTTTTAGAGTCAACATCTAGCATAAACATTCTAAAATCAACGTTCTTAGCTAACTCTGAGTAGTATATTTTCTCTATATCTACCTCTTTGTCACAATTGCTTACATATCTACTAACTGCATTTCTTGACGCTTTCTTCATATTTATGGGATTGAGTACATGCATTATTTTTATCCAATTCTTATCTATCCTAACTCCCCTTACTTGAAATTCAATGTTATCCCGTATTGCGGATAAAATACTCACAGTCTTCAGCGGATCCTTAGTCTTTAGCCTGAACAAGACCTTATCTATATTTACACCTAATTTTTCCTTGATACCCCTCTCCCGAGATATAAGGTAAAATAAATAGGTTTCATCCACTTCAAGCTTAGGCAAATATCTGAGTAGATATTCTTCGAGCGAAAGCTTTCTCATTATTCGTTCCTTATTAAGACTAAATAATAATGTTTTTGAGTTTCCCACTTTCAGATAAAACATTGAATAGGATTCTCCTGTTTTACGTATAAATCCACTATGTTCTAATTACATAGGTTAACATGCATACATTTGAATCTCATCAAAACTTGCACTTTCTAGTAATATACCTGAATGCAAACTACCCAATACATACCTTAAAAAAGGCAATTTACTATACGATAACTTGTAAATCTCTCCATTTATGAAAACGATTATGTCCTTTCTATTATGGTCAACATAAAGGAGAAAATCCTCATAGTCAATTTTCTTCACCAGTCCTTTTATGGTTAGACTACCTACGAGTAAACTTCCACAGCTCTCAATAAAATATGATAGATCCACTCCGTCTAGTCTAAAGACCAACATAGGTTTTGCAAAATTAATTTTGTATCCTTCTGGAATTTTTTTAGCTTCTTTTATCTTTCCTCCATCTATTATGAATTTCTTGTCCTTAGTGATAAACGCAATTTTGTTGATATTATTATAATCATCCATAATAAAAGATGATAGGAAACCAATATTTTAATCTTTTTGGTGGGAAAATATGAATATAGACTAGCTATATATTGTCATTTACTATATTGAGTTTATATATTGCTATATAGTACTATAAAGAAGACTGAAATGAGAATTAAGGACGCGATAAATAAGGTTTTTTGGACGGAGAGTAGTTCCCTAGACAAGTTTACACTCATCTTAAGAGACAGAAAAAAGGGATCAATAGAGGTTCCATTTCCCGATATATCGAGTGTAGATAACAATTACATTTACCTTAAGGATGATACTATAATTCCACTTCATAGGGTGATAGAAATTAGAAAAGGCAATGAGACCTGGTGGAGGCGTTAAATAAATCTCACTTTCTTCTTATCACAAGATATAGGATCAGCATAACTGCGATTAAACTCACGATTATTCCTATGTTACCGTAATTAGGATATAATTTTAAACTCTCGTTTATAGGTTGTGTAACAACTATACTCTCCCCTGGGTAAAGTTTAAATGTCCCAAAATAAACACCTGAATAGTAGAATGGTATTGTCTGGTTAAGTTCTATTTTTGAACCATTATCAACCCATTTACTAATCCCATTTATTGTAACTAAATATTGAACCTTAGTACTTACTGATACGTTTAAAGGACTATTTATGGTAAAGTTTAAGGATGGTTGTACCTTTAATATTACTATTCTCATATCATTAGATTCATAATATGTGAGATTCTGTATTACAACTTGAGTATCTCCTGGATATAAACCTGTATTTAGAGTGGTATTTATCCCATTCACCTGAGCGCTCAGCGGTATTTGAGAGTTAACTGTTACAAAATATAGGAACTCATAGTCCGGCACTAACGTTACATTTTTGAACCAAGATGAAGGAAATATTGTGAGTGTATTATTATTGGTTTTCAGCATCGCGATAGCTGTTTTATTTATGGAGAAGTCATTAAACATTGTTATCGACAAAGGTGAGTTAATGTAACTCGTGTAATTGTTTAATAATTTATTGTTAATCACCAGTGGCACTTTACTCGTTATACGAACATACGTGAAGGAAGGCTGTGGAGGAGTAAAGTTAGTATCAAGTAGCTGGAAGTTCTCTGAGCCAACTCTCACTAATGCGTAGCCCTGATTACTCAGAGAGACATTAAGATTGTAAGCTCCTTCAGCCGTATCAAATCCATAGTCAAAAATGTTTTTGAATGGTTTCCACTGCTGATCTGACAAATAATACATAGCCAGAAGGCTTGACATGTTTTCAAAGCTGGTTTTTTCCCCGTTAGAGAGTCCTCCCCAGACAAGTTCACAATCTTCCAGCATGCCTAGATAAGGCACATTTTCTATAACCTCACTGGGAGTATAGGAGTCATTAACTATTATGGATGCACCTTGAACTCCATTAATTCTCAGTTGGACTTCATCATAAGTTTCAACTACAGGAGGAATAACAGTCGAATTTTGAACAATTACATATCCAAACTCTACTGTAACTAGAGATCCAGAGTATGATGTGTTTATAAACATGTAAAACGAGAAGGGATAGTTGTATCTAATCGGGTAATTAGAAGTATAACCATAGAAACTTTGTCCATAAGGACCGTTAGATATTGTGTATACTTGACCGTTTCCTTTGACGTTAGATATTTGCGTATATGGCGTTGTAACATTCCACACATTATCTAAAAAATAAGCCACTTTATCATTTGTTAGAAATGACGCAACATTCTGCAACCAAAAGTAGTAAGTTTTTGATGTGGTAGTATTCACTTGTAGCATTACATTAAGCTGTAGGGAAGCTCCATAAGGATTTTGAGACGAGTTACTATAAGCTAGCAAGGAACTTATGTTTGCATAACCCAGTACAGAGGGGGTAAGTATAGTCCCCTGATAGCTTGATATTCCAATTGGGACAGCTGAGAAGTGAACGCAAAGTGCGCAGGTTAGGAGGTAGAGTATCAAATAAACTGATTTTTTCATACCTAAAAATCCCTCAAGGCACAGCATTTATAAATATTTTGAAGAAAAACTTAATCCCAATATTATTCATGTATTACTTATAGATTTGAAGACGATTGAAGTGATCAAAAGATATCTAACCAAAAAAATTTTGTAAGCTGAAATTTTTTTAATCTCATTCGATAGATTTGAAATGTATACGGTCTTAACAGGTTCTATCCGAGAGTAACAAATAGTAACTACTTGATCTAAGCGATAGTATTTTCACAGGGTAAGAGCTTTATCCAGTAAACGTAAAATTTTTAAATAAATAAGTAAATTTCTCTCCACTCATCACTTAATCTTATTTTATCGTATTTAAGAAAAATTTTAAATAGTAGTAAATTAAACAATGTTTAAGGTCTCGTTGGATGGTATATAGAGTTAGCATTCTAGGTGTTAAGGGAGGAGTTGGAAAGTCTACAATAGCTTTGTCCCTTGGAAAGGCTCTAGCCTTGAAGGGAAAGAAAGTTCTTTTGATAGAAAGAGATATGGTAGGTTATGCATCATTCGCATTCGGAATTAAAAGAAAGGGTATATTGGCTAAATTAGCCGATGGAGAAGAACATTTTGAAGAAAGTTTTAAAAAACTATCTTTTGGGGACGGGGAACTATCATTATTAAAATTTTATGGCGACGGTGAAAGAGTTTATGACGACCTTAAAAAAGTTATGTCAGATATTTCGTTGAGGGAAAAGCTCAGCATCTTGGCCAGTAAATTCTTATATGGATACGAGTATTACATCACGGATAATCCACCACTAATAAGCTACAACGATTTAACACTTAAAGTAGAACTGGACTTATTTTACTCTAATGTGCCTAATCCTAAGGTACTTAGAATTTATGTTTCATCAGCCTCTAGAAATATAATAAACTCTACAATTGATTATTTGAAGTCATTTGAAAGCGATGTGAATTACAGAGGGACTCCACTAGCTTTTATAGTAAACATGGTTCCTTCATTGGATGAAGTGGAAAGAATTAGGCAAGAGCTACGGGAAGTAATAACAAAACTAGGCGTTAGTTATGGAATAGCTATTCCTTTATACAGGGAGATCATGGAGAAATCACAAGAGAACATCTTGGACTTACCAGTTGTAGATGAAATAAACTATTTAGCAGACAACATTATAAAAGAGAGGTTTGAGGAAAAAGCTGTATATATCTCCACGCAAGGTGGGGAAGCTTTAAGCGGCGTGACGTTGATTACACAAGAACCTGGGGGAAATGGTATTTTAGCAATAATGAATTCCATAAATAAGGCAGTAGTGGAAGGATCACATGTTGTAGTAGTCTATACAAAAGAAAAGATAACCGAAATATTAAGGTCAAACGGAATTAAATTTGTGGGAATATCTATCTTACCGAAATATAAGGAGGAGAGATTTAAGATGAAGACTATTGCTGATGTGCTCAAACTAGCCCATAGATTAGCCAATGATATTGTCTACAAAATTCAAGACCTAGATAATCCTGTGATAATTGTACACAGAACTAATGACATTTCTCCTGCTGTTGATAATACAGCCTATTTAGACGAGTTCTGGAACTCATTCATAAATTCAATGAGGAACAAGAGAAGTGTGAAGATTGTGTTGATATGCGATAAGATCAAAGATGAATGTGATGTGATAAAATCTTATGCTGATAAAATTATAGAAGTGTAATAAAATATGCCTAAGGTCTTAAACGTAGTATTCTTTTTTTCACCTTTGATAATTTCAGCGGTTATAACTTATTTCACGTGGGTGAAAATTGAGACAATATTGATAGACTTTGGGTTATGGCTCGCCATGGTTACGGCATTTTATATATTTCTTAACTTTTACCTACTTTTGAGGAGAAGTAAAAGATATAATATTGAAGTAGCAGACGAGATGACTGGTTTTAAAATAGCAGCATTTGTCACCTCGTTTAATGAGGATCCAGAGATCGTGGAGAGGACTTTACTATCAGTTAAGGACGCTGTAAGTAATCAAGGAGATGTATTTTTATTAGATGACTCCACTGATGAAAATATTTCGAGGAGGCTGAGAGAGTTTTGTACTAGGAACGATATAAATTATGTTCATAGAAAAGATAGGAGAGGTTATAAAGCTGGTGCCATAAATGATGCATTGAGGAGAATTCAGGGATATGATTTAGTAGCGATATTCGACGCGGACCAAAGACCTGTTAGGGACTTTTTCAAACAAGTTCTACCATATTTCAAGGATCCTAAGATAGCCTTTGTTCAAGTTCCTCAAAACTATTCTGAGACTTTCTCAGGTATTTCTACAGGGGCGAAATATCAGCAGGAACCCTTTCTGAGAATTATAATGAGAGGTAGAAGTGGTAGGTCAGCATTCTCTCTTGGCTCTGGAACAGTTTTCAGAATACAGGCTCTAAGGGAAGTTGGTTATTTGCCAGAAAACAGTATTACTGAGGATGCAGCTGTTTCTATAAAGCTTCACTCTAAGGGCTATAATTCTGTATATATAGACGTACCACTAATATGGTATGGGGAACCACCACAGGATCTGAATGCATACTTAATTCAGCAGTCCAGGTGGGCTCTTGGCTACTTCCAATTAACTAAGGACATAATTAAGGCAGACCTAAGTTTCCTAAAGTATTATGATTATTTTTCAGGCTTCCTTTACTGGATAAAGGAAGGTCCATTGGCAATAGTAGAGTTTATTTCACCTATCGTATTTCTACTAACGGAAATACCTATTCTCAGAATTAATCCTATCCTTTACTTACTGGTTTATCTCCCATATCTTTTCATAAGCATAGGAATATTCGTGGCTGGAATAAGAGAGGAGACAGAATATGGGCTAAAAGGGTTCTTTTACCATCAATGTGTAGAGTTTTTAGAATTTACAGCAGTAACTGCGTCTTTTATATCTTGGTTGTTGGGTAGAAAAAGACCCTTTAGAGTAACACCTAAGGGAGGTGGAAGACTTAACCTCAGAATACTGTTACCCCATATTGTCATCTTACTATTGCTTATCGTAAGTACTGTGAAAGGAATTCTCTGGTTGATTTCTGCAAATTCAAATTTCCTTCTATATTACGCAATAATTGTGAATGTGTTCTGGGCAATTTACCATATACCCTTCTTCCTCGGAGGAATCTTAATTTCTGCTAGATTTAAGACAAGGGAGAATTTAACAAAAGTGGTCTATTATTAGTTTTATTACATCAGTTCTGATAAAAGATTTATATAGTTTAAAAAGTTATAAGATAGTGATAAAATTGGTTGTTTTCATAGTTTTATCAAGTTTAACAGATGATGGTGCTAAGACAATAGTAGGCAAACCTGAAAGAATAAAAGAGGTAAATGAGGAGCTTGCAAAAATAGGGGCTAAGGTTAAAGAACAATATGTAGTATTTGGCGACATGGATTTTGTGAATATAGTGGAAGTTGACAACGTAGAAAGCTTTCTAAAGGCACTAGTAGAACTAAATAGTAGAGGAACAGTTAGGACTAGGACTTACCTAGCCATGCCTGTCGATGACGCTATAAAGGCAATGAAGACAACTCCCTCCATAGGTCACCCAAAATAAGAAATAAATATTTATTTATTTTTTATACTTCTAAGCTAATCAGACTTTATTCTATGAGATAGAATATTAATGTAAAATTTTTACAACCATGCGTAATTTTAAATTATAGTCTCACAACTTAGTTTTAATAATAAATTATTGGTTTAGATTATCTATTTACTAGGAAAACTAGAGAATATGGTAAAAAATTCTAGGTTTTCTCATGAAATTTGGATTCTTTGCGCGTGTACATGTTCTGAATGTCCAGATACACGAGAAAATGAATTTAAATCTTTCAATCTGTTAGTCACTTTGACATATACTTCGGCGTCAAAATAATATATAATCCTTTATATTCTCAGCTCAATATAGGTTTACCTATATGATGATTAGAATAGGAAAAATATCTAAGGACGAGGAAGAATATTACTTTGTCTTTGACAAGACCTGGAGGTATGTAAAACTGAAGTACAAGACTTGGCACTCAGTAAGGTCTATAAGGTATTTAGAGGGAGAGATTGACGAGAGTCAAGGAAGCTTAGTCAAAAGGGTTTATAAAAGGCGTAATAAAGTAGTGAGCGTTGAATACTTTTTATTTGAAGGGGACACTCTCAAGGATATTCAATGCTCTCCCCGACTAAAACTTTCCTATGGAGAAATCTATGTTTGTGAGACAGCTTCATTAAGGATATATAGATTCGACAACAGATACTTTGAGGACAAAAACAGCCTGATGGAGTATATTATCTCTAGCGTAAGAAGGAATATGAGAAGCAGAGTGGAGAACGAGACCATAAAATTAAAAGGAGTTTTGGAAGGAGAAAGTGAAAAGGCGTATTTGATAAAGTTTGATAACAAGAAATTATGGGTTCCAAAGAGTATAGGGA is from Sulfolobus acidocaldarius DSM 639 and encodes:
- a CDS encoding DUF504 domain-containing protein, with the translated sequence MRIKDAINKVFWTESSSLDKFTLILRDRKKGSIEVPFPDISSVDNNYIYLKDDTIIPLHRVIEIRKGNETWWRR
- a CDS encoding thermopsin — its product is MKKSVYLILYLLTCALCVHFSAVPIGISSYQGTILTPSVLGYANISSLLAYSNSSQNPYGASLQLNVMLQVNTTTSKTYYFWLQNVASFLTNDKVAYFLDNVWNVTTPYTQISNVKGNGQVYTISNGPYGQSFYGYTSNYPIRYNYPFSFYMFINTSYSGSLVTVEFGYVIVQNSTVIPPVVETYDEVQLRINGVQGASIIVNDSYTPSEVIENVPYLGMLEDCELVWGGLSNGEKTSFENMSSLLAMYYLSDQQWKPFKNIFDYGFDTAEGAYNLNVSLSNQGYALVRVGSENFQLLDTNFTPPQPSFTYVRITSKVPLVINNKLLNNYTSYINSPLSITMFNDFSINKTAIAMLKTNNNTLTIFPSSWFKNVTLVPDYEFLYFVTVNSQIPLSAQVNGINTTLNTGLYPGDTQVVIQNLTYYESNDMRIVILKVQPSLNFTINSPLNVSVSTKVQYLVTINGISKWVDNGSKIELNQTIPFYYSGVYFGTFKLYPGESIVVTQPINESLKLYPNYGNIGIIVSLIAVMLILYLVIRRK
- a CDS encoding AAA family ATPase; this translates as MVYRVSILGVKGGVGKSTIALSLGKALALKGKKVLLIERDMVGYASFAFGIKRKGILAKLADGEEHFEESFKKLSFGDGELSLLKFYGDGERVYDDLKKVMSDISLREKLSILASKFLYGYEYYITDNPPLISYNDLTLKVELDLFYSNVPNPKVLRIYVSSASRNIINSTIDYLKSFESDVNYRGTPLAFIVNMVPSLDEVERIRQELREVITKLGVSYGIAIPLYREIMEKSQENILDLPVVDEINYLADNIIKERFEEKAVYISTQGGEALSGVTLITQEPGGNGILAIMNSINKAVVEGSHVVVVYTKEKITEILRSNGIKFVGISILPKYKEERFKMKTIADVLKLAHRLANDIVYKIQDLDNPVIIVHRTNDISPAVDNTAYLDEFWNSFINSMRNKRSVKIVLICDKIKDECDVIKSYADKIIEV
- a CDS encoding glycosyltransferase family 2 protein codes for the protein MPKVLNVVFFFSPLIISAVITYFTWVKIETILIDFGLWLAMVTAFYIFLNFYLLLRRSKRYNIEVADEMTGFKIAAFVTSFNEDPEIVERTLLSVKDAVSNQGDVFLLDDSTDENISRRLREFCTRNDINYVHRKDRRGYKAGAINDALRRIQGYDLVAIFDADQRPVRDFFKQVLPYFKDPKIAFVQVPQNYSETFSGISTGAKYQQEPFLRIIMRGRSGRSAFSLGSGTVFRIQALREVGYLPENSITEDAAVSIKLHSKGYNSVYIDVPLIWYGEPPQDLNAYLIQQSRWALGYFQLTKDIIKADLSFLKYYDYFSGFLYWIKEGPLAIVEFISPIVFLLTEIPILRINPILYLLVYLPYLFISIGIFVAGIREETEYGLKGFFYHQCVEFLEFTAVTASFISWLLGRKRPFRVTPKGGGRLNLRILLPHIVILLLLIVSTVKGILWLISANSNFLLYYAIIVNVFWAIYHIPFFLGGILISARFKTRENLTKVVYY
- a CDS encoding GYD domain-containing protein; protein product: MVVFIVLSSLTDDGAKTIVGKPERIKEVNEELAKIGAKVKEQYVVFGDMDFVNIVEVDNVESFLKALVELNSRGTVRTRTYLAMPVDDAIKAMKTTPSIGHPK